One segment of Haemophilus influenzae DNA contains the following:
- the fdnG gene encoding formate dehydrogenase-N subunit alpha encodes MQVSRRKFFKICAGGMAGTSAAMLGFAPANVLAAPREYKLLRAFESRNTCTYCAVSCGMLLYSTGKPYNSLGSHTGTNTRSKLFHIEGDPDHPVSRGALCPKGAGALDYVNSESRSLYPQYRAPGSDKWERISWKDAIKRIARLMKDDRDANFVEKDASGKTVNRWATTGIMTASAMSNEAALLTQKWIRMLGMVPVCNQANTUHGPTVASLAPSFGRGAMTNNWVDIKNANLIIVQGGNPAEAHPVGFRWAIEAKKNGAKIIVIDPRFNRTASVADLHAPIRSGSDITFLMGVIRYLLETNQIQHEYVKHYTNASFLIDEGFKFEDGLFVGYDEEKRNYDKSKWNYQFDENSHAKRDMTLQHPRCVINILKEHVSRYTPEMVERITGVKQKLFLQICEEIGKTSVPNKTMTHLYALGFTEHSIGTQNIRSMAIIQLLLGNMGMPGGGINALRGHSNVQGTTDMGLLPMSLPGYMRLPNDKDTSYDQYINAITPKDIVPNQVNYYRHTSKFFVSMMKTFYGDNATKENGWGFDFLPKADRLYDPITHVKLMNEGKLHGWILQGFNVLNALPNKNKTLSGMSKLKYLVVMDPLQTESSEFWRNFGESNDVNPAEIQTEVFRLPTTCFAEEDGSIVNSGRWAQWHWKGCDQPGEALPDVDILSMLREEMHELYKKEGGQGIKSFEAMTWNYAQPHSPSAVELAKELNGYALEDLYDPNGNLMYKKGQLLNGFAHLRDDGTTTSGNWLYVGQWTEKGNQTANRDNSDPSGLGCTIGWGFAWPANRRVLYSRASLDINGNPWDKNRQLIKWNGKNWNWFDIADYGTQPPGSDTGPFIMSAEGVGRLFAVDKIANGPMPEHYEPVESPIDTNPLHPNVVTDPTLRIYKEDREFIGSNKDYPFVATTYRLTEHFHSWTAQSALNIIAQPQQFVEIGEKLAAEKGIQKGDMVKITSRRGYIKAVAVVTKRLKDLEIDGRVVHHIGLPIHWNMKALNGKGNRGFSTNTLTPSWGEAITQTPEYKTFLVNIEKVGEA; translated from the coding sequence ATGCAGGTCTCAAGAAGAAAATTCTTCAAGATCTGTGCAGGAGGTATGGCGGGAACGTCAGCTGCAATGTTGGGCTTTGCTCCAGCAAATGTATTAGCTGCACCACGCGAATATAAATTATTACGTGCGTTTGAATCCCGTAACACCTGTACATACTGCGCTGTAAGTTGCGGTATGTTGTTATATAGCACAGGCAAACCTTACAATTCATTAGGTAGCCATACTGGCACAAATACTCGTTCAAAACTCTTTCATATTGAAGGCGATCCAGATCACCCAGTCAGTCGTGGTGCACTTTGCCCGAAAGGTGCTGGTGCACTCGATTATGTCAATAGTGAAAGCCGTTCTTTATATCCTCAATATCGTGCACCCGGTTCTGATAAATGGGAACGAATTTCTTGGAAAGATGCCATTAAACGTATTGCTCGTTTAATGAAAGATGACCGAGATGCCAACTTTGTTGAAAAAGATGCAAGTGGAAAAACGGTTAATCGTTGGGCAACGACAGGAATTATGACTGCATCAGCAATGAGCAATGAAGCTGCGTTATTAACGCAAAAGTGGATTCGAATGCTCGGTATGGTGCCAGTATGTAACCAAGCGAATACTTGACACGGACCAACGGTAGCAAGTCTTGCTCCATCATTTGGTCGCGGTGCCATGACAAATAACTGGGTTGATATTAAAAATGCCAACTTAATCATCGTTCAAGGCGGTAACCCTGCAGAAGCTCATCCTGTTGGCTTCCGTTGGGCAATTGAAGCGAAGAAAAACGGTGCGAAAATCATCGTTATTGATCCGCGTTTTAACCGTACAGCATCCGTTGCAGATTTACACGCACCAATTCGTTCTGGTTCTGATATTACGTTCTTAATGGGCGTGATCCGTTACCTATTGGAAACGAATCAAATTCAACACGAATATGTTAAACACTATACCAATGCTTCATTCTTAATTGATGAAGGTTTCAAATTTGAAGATGGTTTATTTGTAGGGTATGACGAAGAAAAACGTAACTACGATAAATCTAAATGGAACTACCAATTTGATGAAAATAGTCACGCTAAACGTGATATGACATTACAACATCCTCGTTGTGTCATTAACATCTTAAAAGAGCACGTTTCTCGTTATACCCCAGAAATGGTTGAGCGTATTACAGGTGTAAAACAAAAACTCTTCTTACAAATCTGTGAAGAAATTGGTAAGACATCAGTACCAAATAAAACGATGACGCATCTATATGCATTAGGTTTTACAGAGCATTCAATCGGTACACAAAATATTCGCTCAATGGCGATAATCCAATTACTTTTAGGTAATATGGGGATGCCAGGTGGCGGTATTAACGCATTACGTGGACACTCCAATGTTCAAGGTACGACAGATATGGGCTTATTGCCAATGTCTTTACCAGGTTATATGCGTTTGCCAAACGATAAAGATACCTCTTACGATCAATACATTAACGCAATTACACCAAAAGATATCGTTCCAAACCAAGTGAACTATTATCGTCATACTTCAAAATTCTTTGTCAGTATGATGAAAACTTTCTACGGAGATAATGCCACTAAGGAAAATGGCTGGGGATTCGATTTCTTACCAAAAGCAGATCGCTTATATGATCCGATTACTCACGTTAAATTGATGAATGAAGGCAAATTACACGGTTGGATTTTACAAGGTTTTAACGTATTAAATGCACTACCAAATAAAAATAAAACGTTATCTGGTATGAGTAAACTGAAATACTTAGTCGTTATGGATCCATTACAAACTGAATCATCAGAATTTTGGAGAAATTTTGGTGAGTCAAATGATGTAAATCCTGCGGAAATTCAAACAGAAGTTTTCCGTTTACCAACTACTTGTTTCGCAGAAGAAGACGGATCAATCGTTAATTCTGGTCGCTGGGCTCAATGGCACTGGAAAGGTTGCGATCAACCGGGAGAAGCCTTACCTGATGTTGATATTCTTTCTATGCTACGCGAAGAAATGCACGAACTTTATAAAAAAGAGGGTGGTCAAGGCATTAAATCTTTTGAAGCAATGACTTGGAATTATGCTCAACCACACTCACCAAGTGCGGTTGAATTAGCCAAAGAATTAAATGGTTATGCACTTGAAGATCTTTATGATCCAAACGGTAACTTGATGTACAAGAAAGGTCAATTACTCAATGGATTTGCACATTTACGTGATGATGGTACAACAACATCAGGTAACTGGTTATATGTTGGTCAATGGACTGAAAAAGGCAACCAAACTGCTAATCGCGATAATTCAGATCCATCGGGTTTAGGTTGTACTATTGGCTGGGGCTTTGCATGGCCTGCAAACCGCCGCGTACTTTATAGCCGTGCATCATTAGATATCAATGGTAATCCTTGGGATAAAAACCGCCAATTAATCAAATGGAACGGTAAAAACTGGAACTGGTTTGATATTGCTGACTACGGCACGCAACCACCAGGTTCTGATACTGGGCCGTTCATTATGTCCGCAGAAGGCGTAGGACGTTTATTTGCCGTTGATAAAATTGCAAATGGCCCAATGCCAGAACACTATGAACCAGTTGAAAGCCCAATTGATACAAACCCACTTCATCCAAATGTAGTGACAGATCCAACTTTACGTATCTATAAAGAAGATCGTGAATTTATTGGTTCAAATAAAGACTATCCATTTGTAGCAACAACTTATCGTTTAACCGAGCATTTCCACAGCTGGACTGCACAATCCGCATTAAATATCATCGCACAACCACAACAATTTGTGGAAATTGGCGAAAAATTAGCGGCAGAAAAAGGCATCCAAAAAGGCGATATGGTAAAAATTACTTCTCGTCGTGGCTATATTAAAGCGGTTGCCGTGGTTACAAAACGTCTTAAAGATCTCGAAATTGATGGACGTGTCGTACACCATATAGGTCTTCCAATTCACTGGAATATGAAGGCATTGAATGGCAAAGGTAACCGTGGATTCTCTACTAATACCTTAACACCATCTTGGGGTGAGGCAATCACGCAAACACCAGAATACAAAACATTCTTGGTAAATATTGAAAAAGTTGGGGAGGCATAA
- the fdhD gene encoding formate dehydrogenase accessory sulfurtransferase FdhD produces MQCWIRQTINFFRKIKNTEKLTALLQQKEDILAVEMPVSLVYNGISHAVMMCSPNNLEDFALGFSLTEGIINQPEDIYGIDLVEVCNGIEVQIELSSRKFMALKEHRRNLTGRTGCGICGTEQLNQVYKTFPKLDCTFQFDLNLLDSCLIDLQKNQLLGCKTGATHACAFFDLYGNMLAIYEDVGRHVALDKLLGWHAKLGKPRGFILASSRASYEMVQKTVACGVEMLVTISAATDLAVTMAEKHNLTLIGFAREGKGNIYSGHQRLHN; encoded by the coding sequence ATGCAGTGCTGGATTCGACAAACTATCAACTTTTTTAGAAAGATAAAAAATACAGAAAAATTGACCGCACTTTTACAACAAAAAGAGGACATACTGGCTGTTGAGATGCCAGTTTCTTTGGTATATAACGGCATTTCTCACGCAGTTATGATGTGTTCCCCAAACAATTTAGAGGATTTTGCTTTAGGCTTTTCTCTAACAGAGGGAATTATCAATCAACCAGAAGATATTTATGGTATTGATCTTGTAGAAGTTTGCAATGGTATTGAAGTGCAAATTGAACTTTCTAGCCGTAAATTTATGGCATTAAAAGAGCATCGTCGTAATCTTACGGGGCGTACTGGTTGTGGTATTTGTGGTACAGAACAATTGAATCAAGTATATAAAACTTTTCCAAAATTAGACTGTACTTTTCAATTTGATTTAAATTTGCTAGATAGTTGTCTTATTGATCTTCAAAAAAATCAATTACTTGGATGTAAAACTGGTGCTACCCATGCTTGTGCATTTTTCGATTTATATGGAAATATGTTAGCTATTTACGAAGATGTAGGTCGCCACGTTGCGTTAGATAAATTGCTTGGTTGGCACGCAAAATTGGGTAAGCCTAGAGGTTTTATTTTAGCCTCCAGTCGAGCGAGTTATGAAATGGTGCAAAAAACAGTGGCTTGCGGGGTGGAGATGTTAGTCACGATTTCCGCCGCAACGGATTTAGCAGTAACAATGGCAGAGAAACATAATTTGACTTTAATTGGTTTTGCTAGGGAAGGAAAAGGAAATATTTATAGTGGGCATCAACGACTTCACAATTAA
- a CDS encoding zinc ribbon domain-containing protein → MSLTRCPECRKKISENAENCPNCGFSFKQKDLEIYKQRLEALRLHNEEVNRKSTKLHITWFCIFAIFIAVTSWMVN, encoded by the coding sequence ATGTCCTTAACAAGATGCCCCGAATGCAGAAAAAAGATTAGTGAAAATGCAGAAAATTGCCCTAATTGCGGTTTTTCTTTCAAACAAAAAGATCTAGAGATTTACAAACAAAGATTAGAAGCTCTACGCTTACATAATGAAGAAGTCAATCGTAAAAGCACAAAACTACACATAACTTGGTTTTGCATCTTTGCAATTTTTATCGCAGTCACAAGCTGGATGGTAAATTAA